GCGCGCCGGTTGAAATGTAGGAACGGCGCCGGCGGTGGGCGCGGTGATGGGTGTGGCGGTGGGCGTGGGTGCGGGTGTGCCGGGCGCGCACGCGACGAGTGCGAGCGACGTGGCGAGCGCGATGAATAGAACACGGATAAACATGGAAACCTCCTGCAGAATGATTTTTTGTCGAACCAGTTTCCAACTTGTTCGGTAAATTGGAAACTTGCCCTACGAAAAAATAAAACCGCTCCTGACTGAGGGAGCGGTTCACGAATTATGGATCGTTCCCTGCGCTGGCATTATCCAGATCAGGTTCAATGGGTCGAAGACGGGTGGTCTTCCTCTCAGCCCGACATGTACCGAGCTCCCCAAAATGTATTCGATTGTTGGCGCAGAGTGTAGCACCGTTTAGTCAAGTGGTCAAATAGTCAATTTGTCGAATGGTCGCGTCGTCGGCGCTCGCCGTAGCGCTGATCACATCGCGAACAGATGCACGACGAGCAACAATCCGTTTGCCCAGGTTATCGTCGCGTGTTCTTCAACGAGTTGATTGCTGACGCCGCGCGCGTGACCGAGCAATAAGGTCTCATCGCGCAACGGATACTTGAGTCCGCGCGTGACGATGTGCTCGATGCGCGCGCTGAGTGGGATGAGCGACACGGTATCGCCGATGCGCCCTGCAATGTCCGCGCGTTCCCACGCGACCCATGCGTCGAAATTCGCGCCGGCGATTTTCGCGATGACGCGCGCGGAGGCGAGTTTGGCGAGGAGCATTACGTTGGCGAATGCCTGGTCAAAGCGTCCGCCGTTTGCACCCAGGATCGTGATCGTCGTCGCGCCGCGCGCGCGCGCCAGGTCGAGCGCGAGTTCGAGATCGGTCGCGTCTTTATCGCGCGGGTGTTGGATGAACCTGGCGCTCGCGCACCACTCGCGCGTCGCGTCGTCCAGCGAATCGAAATCGCCGATGACAACGTGCGGGGTCAGGGCGAGATGTTGGCGCGCGTTCACCGCGCCGCCATTCGCGGCGATTCTTAAATCCGCCGCGCGCCACAGGTCGCGCAAGCGCGGATGATTTTCCAATTCGCCGTTCGCCACAATCACGATGTTCATGCGTGTATCTCTGGGAAAATTTGGCATCCGAGACGATTTGTGCTACAATGCCGACTGCGATGGGGGATCGTCTAGTGGTAGGACAGCAGACTCTGGATCTGCACGCCGAGGTTCGAATCCTCGTCCCCCAGCTAGACGCGGCAACGCGTCCCTTGCCACTTGCTGGTAAGGTGCAATGTGGGGTGCGCCCGGATACTCTTGCCGGAGAAGACGGGCGCTCCAACATTCTAGCCAAAGCGGGGTTGGGTGCTGTCACACCCGCCTCGCCTTATTTTTTACCTTCTTTCCGAACGTAACTAACGACGCGGCGTAAGCCAAGACCATCAAGTATTTTTTCGCCCCGACTTTCTCGATTTCCTTTGTGAGTAATTCAACCACATCGTCGTGTGCCATCAAGTCGCATCCTATGGCAAGTGTCCAAGTTTGTCAATCCCTGTTCGAAACCGAAAGTCGGCTGAGACTTTTACCCTTGCTTCGTCAATGTGCTTTGATTGACCTTGGAAATAAAACACCCACTCGATTTCCTCAAGTCGTCTGACCTCAAGATGGTCTGATCATCTCGAGCGACGATTGAGTAGAGTATTCGCTCGTGCTGGTCATTATGCAGTACGGGCGTCTTTTTTGATCATTAACTGGGAGGGTTTTTCTTGAAGAAGGGGTGTTGCAGTTTACGAAGAAATTGGCGGAACAAAAGGCGAATGAGTTTGAGAAATGATGACCTTTGCTTTTGTGTGCGCGCCGCGTCACTTGTTCGAAACCAGGTTACCCCGCGCAAGCGCGTCGGCATTGCATAGGGCAATCAACCATCGGAAAACCTGGGAACTAGAATGCCGTGATGGCTCAAACTCGAGTCCTAGAAATATGCGCCAACCGGTACTAGTTACAATTGGTGATTGTCACGGTAACACTAGTCTGCTAAA
This portion of the Chloroflexota bacterium genome encodes:
- a CDS encoding thiamine diphosphokinase produces the protein MNIVIVANGELENHPRLRDLWRAADLRIAANGGAVNARQHLALTPHVVIGDFDSLDDATREWCASARFIQHPRDKDATDLELALDLARARGATTITILGANGGRFDQAFANVMLLAKLASARVIAKIAGANFDAWVAWERADIAGRIGDTVSLIPLSARIEHIVTRGLKYPLRDETLLLGHARGVSNQLVEEHATITWANGLLLVVHLFAM